One Nitrospinota bacterium genomic region harbors:
- a CDS encoding glycosyltransferase family protein, translating to MVAIIQARLGSTRLQGKVLRLLSGKPLIEHIIKRIQAVSEIDRIVLATPSEKSEEPLEKIAARMGVECVSGPEEDVLERFILAGNLCQAEHIVRVCGDNPLVDPTLMRSLVLQHSKENADYTFCPDPIPLGTGSEVAKLSALKQIAKKTSQSAYREHVTTYFHDHPDAFHLERVPTPPYLKGKNFRLTVDTEKDFQLIDQLYQKFYSPSQSPLNLEEILNFLTANPKLASHNADVVQKNWREDLT from the coding sequence ATGGTCGCGATCATTCAAGCCAGACTGGGCTCCACCCGTTTGCAGGGGAAAGTCCTGCGGCTGCTGTCTGGCAAACCGCTGATCGAGCATATCATCAAACGCATTCAAGCCGTAAGTGAAATTGACCGGATTGTGCTGGCCACTCCGTCAGAAAAATCCGAAGAACCCCTTGAGAAAATTGCGGCGCGGATGGGGGTCGAATGCGTTTCAGGCCCGGAAGAAGATGTTCTTGAACGCTTCATCCTGGCGGGAAACCTTTGTCAGGCGGAACATATCGTCCGCGTCTGTGGCGACAATCCCCTCGTTGACCCCACGCTCATGCGATCCCTTGTCCTGCAACATTCCAAGGAAAACGCAGATTATACTTTTTGCCCCGACCCCATTCCTCTGGGGACCGGCAGTGAAGTCGCCAAATTGTCCGCCCTCAAACAAATCGCGAAAAAAACCAGCCAGTCCGCTTACCGGGAGCATGTCACCACCTACTTCCATGACCACCCCGATGCGTTTCATCTGGAGAGAGTGCCCACCCCACCCTACCTTAAAGGCAAAAACTTTCGCCTGACCGTCGACACGGAAAAAGACTTCCAGCTCATCGATCAACTGTATCAAAAATTTTATTCTCCCTCCCAATCGCCTCTGAACCTCGAAGAGATCCTTAACTTTCTTACAGCCAATCCAAAGTTAGCCTCCCATAATGCGGATGTGGTGCAAAAAAACTGGCGAGAAGATCTAACATAA